A window from Candidatus Binatia bacterium encodes these proteins:
- a CDS encoding PQQ-binding-like beta-propeller repeat protein — MNLKKALSTALSPLAVCAMLGFTGTDAAAGLATSPWPMFQHDAQHSGRTDVSGPQGPVPNIAWFKKTRSRLRASVAVGPTGTVFVPNGKNPLSAFDGTTGVELWQSSNHNGGHADRSGPAVNDVGVVYQGARDNDLWACDTTTGNVNWRYHIPHDGDVTTPPTIGSDGTIYMGSEALGSGWVYAMTPAGAPKWPVGGNVVDDGHVVLRGSFKNASPCLSHDELTLYLSVKDEAIALDSATGAELWRVEIAGKGFGSRHPNYAATMSNDDTQVYYQSKSGLWALDPATGDALWLFVPENKQELKSAVAIGADGTIYIGASKKKSSHFYALDPVDGSIKWKHVHSTKGRYSNNQAAVGADGKIYVGFGKAVFAFEEGGDGLGGSDLAWSMPLPGRIDAGVIIGGPGVLYVGAGKNLWKLTD; from the coding sequence ATGAACCTCAAAAAAGCTCTCTCCACCGCCCTCTCCCCCCTCGCCGTCTGCGCCATGCTCGGCTTCACGGGAACGGATGCGGCGGCCGGCCTCGCGACCTCCCCGTGGCCCATGTTCCAGCACGACGCGCAACACTCTGGCCGCACGGACGTGAGCGGGCCTCAGGGTCCCGTTCCGAACATCGCCTGGTTCAAGAAGACACGCTCGCGCCTACGCGCTTCGGTTGCAGTCGGACCGACCGGTACCGTCTTCGTTCCCAATGGGAAGAACCCGCTCTCGGCTTTCGACGGAACCACCGGCGTCGAACTCTGGCAGTCGTCGAACCATAATGGCGGACACGCGGATCGCTCGGGCCCCGCGGTCAACGACGTGGGCGTCGTCTATCAGGGCGCACGCGACAACGACCTGTGGGCGTGTGACACGACCACCGGAAACGTGAACTGGCGCTACCACATTCCCCACGACGGCGACGTCACGACGCCCCCGACGATTGGGAGCGACGGAACGATCTACATGGGCTCCGAAGCACTCGGCTCCGGCTGGGTGTATGCGATGACGCCGGCCGGCGCGCCAAAGTGGCCGGTGGGCGGAAACGTCGTCGACGATGGTCACGTCGTCCTGAGGGGCAGCTTCAAGAACGCCTCGCCGTGCCTCAGCCATGACGAGCTCACCCTGTACCTCTCGGTCAAGGACGAAGCGATTGCGCTCGACTCCGCCACGGGCGCCGAGCTCTGGCGCGTCGAGATCGCCGGCAAGGGCTTCGGCAGCCGCCACCCGAACTACGCCGCCACAATGTCGAACGACGACACGCAGGTCTACTACCAGTCGAAGTCCGGCCTGTGGGCCCTCGACCCGGCGACCGGCGACGCGCTCTGGCTCTTCGTTCCTGAGAACAAGCAGGAGCTAAAGTCCGCCGTTGCCATCGGCGCGGACGGCACGATCTACATCGGCGCATCGAAGAAAAAGTCCTCGCACTTCTACGCACTCGACCCGGTCGACGGCAGCATCAAATGGAAGCACGTTCACTCGACGAAGGGGCGGTACTCGAACAACCAGGCCGCGGTCGGGGCCGACGGGAAGATCTACGTCGGGTTCGGCAAAGCCGTGTTCGCGTTCGAAGAGGGCGGCGACGGCCTCGGTGGCAGTGACCTCGCCTGGTCGATGCCCCTCCCCGGCAGGATCGACGCCGGTGTCATCATCGGCGGCCCAGGCGTCCTGTACGTCGGCGCCGGCAAGAACCTCTGGAAGCTCACGGACTAA
- a CDS encoding PQQ-binding-like beta-propeller repeat protein — MNVKTFAPAALAASLALLANAPIASAGLDAGLWPMFQHDPQHSGRTTVNGPQGPAPQLVWEFRGDSRFRAAVVVDVNGTIYAPNGKRPLTAIDPNTGLELWSANVLPVAGKSKVGLADRSQPAVSDDGRIFQGARDNNLWVTETGTGAGDTAGEISWTFHIPHDGDVTTSPTIASDGTVYMGSEALGSGWFYAMNADGTFKWPNSANVQDGKVVLGGSLKNVSAALTPDESIVFVSIKTEAIALNAADGSERWRNVTASKGFGSRTPNYSPVVSADGSTVYFNSKDGLWAFDTDTGATVWPTPFVPPHPGGKKREALKSAPALGADGTIYIGASKSKKSSHFYALDPADGSIKWAHEHTDKGQYINAQAVIGADGTVYTGFGKMLYAFEGNGDGVGGSSIKWNIFVPGKFDAGPIIGAAGTIYVGVSKRLYKVTD; from the coding sequence ATGAATGTGAAGACTTTTGCGCCGGCCGCACTCGCTGCCTCACTGGCGCTCCTAGCCAACGCCCCCATTGCCTCCGCCGGACTCGACGCGGGCCTCTGGCCGATGTTCCAGCACGATCCGCAGCACTCGGGTCGCACGACGGTGAACGGCCCTCAGGGCCCCGCTCCGCAGCTCGTTTGGGAGTTCCGGGGAGACTCGCGCTTCCGCGCCGCGGTCGTGGTCGACGTGAACGGAACCATCTACGCGCCCAACGGTAAGCGACCGCTGACCGCAATCGACCCAAACACCGGACTCGAGCTCTGGTCGGCAAACGTGCTGCCGGTTGCCGGCAAGTCGAAAGTGGGTCTCGCGGATCGCTCGCAGCCTGCCGTCTCTGACGACGGCCGGATTTTCCAGGGCGCGCGCGACAACAACCTCTGGGTGACCGAGACAGGCACGGGCGCCGGCGACACCGCGGGCGAGATCTCCTGGACGTTCCACATCCCCCACGACGGCGACGTCACCACGTCTCCGACGATCGCCTCGGACGGCACGGTCTACATGGGCTCGGAGGCCCTGGGGTCGGGCTGGTTCTACGCGATGAATGCCGACGGCACCTTCAAGTGGCCCAACAGCGCGAACGTGCAGGACGGCAAGGTCGTTCTCGGCGGGAGCCTGAAGAACGTCTCTGCGGCTCTCACACCGGACGAGTCGATCGTGTTCGTGTCGATCAAGACAGAAGCGATCGCCCTCAACGCCGCGGACGGCAGCGAGCGCTGGCGCAACGTCACCGCCTCTAAGGGCTTTGGCAGCCGGACGCCCAACTACAGCCCGGTCGTCTCCGCCGACGGCTCTACGGTCTACTTCAACTCCAAAGACGGCCTGTGGGCCTTCGACACGGACACCGGCGCCACGGTCTGGCCGACGCCCTTCGTGCCACCCCATCCCGGCGGCAAGAAGCGCGAAGCGCTGAAATCCGCTCCCGCGCTGGGCGCGGACGGCACTATCTACATCGGAGCCTCGAAATCGAAGAAATCCAGCCACTTCTACGCGCTGGACCCCGCCGACGGCAGCATCAAATGGGCCCACGAGCACACGGACAAGGGGCAATACATCAACGCCCAGGCCGTGATCGGAGCCGACGGCACTGTCTATACGGGCTTCGGCAAAATGCTCTACGCCTTCGAGGGCAATGGCGATGGCGTGGGCGGAAGCTCCATCAAATGGAACATTTTCGTGCCAGGAAAGTTCGATGCCGGCCCGATCATCGGCGCCGCCGGAACAATCTACGTCGGAGTGAGTAAAAGGCTGTACAAAGTGACCGACTAG